Within the Candidatus Latescibacterota bacterium genome, the region CAACGATCCACTCCTCGCGGGAAAAGTTACATGGCGCAAGGGTTCAAACAGCGTAGCCATGTTATCCGCGTACGATGAACATTCCATCATCATGATGCCTTTCGAGGAAGGCAGCAGGAATGTACTGAACGGAAAAAGTTATTCGAATATCATCAGGGCGAAACATGACTTTGGCAAGCAGGCCCATTTCGGACTCCTGGGGACTGACAGACGGTTCGACAACGGCGGATCGGGTTCTGTAGTTGGGATAGACGGTAGGATCCGGCTGTCCACGAGCAGTCGACTCCTCTTCCAGTGTATGACCTCATATACAGAGGAAGTAAACGACCTCGCTCTGATTACAAGATACGACCCGGACCTTGGTGTAGTCACTGACACGACTTTCAACGAGACACTGTTCGCCGACGATAAGTACACGAAAGGCCTTGATGGGGAGACATTCTGGGGACACACCTGGCTGGTCAACCTCGCACATTCCCCCGAAAACTACAATATTGGCGCCGACTACATGGAGATGAGTCCCACGTTCAGAGCAGACAACGGGTTCGTACCTTCCAACAACCGCAGGAGGGCACAGCTGTGGTTCGGCGCTATTAAACGATTTGAAGAGAGTAGCATCCTTGAGGCTACAAGTGGTAACGTCAATCTTGCCAGGGTCTGGAATTTTGATAATGTCAAGAAGGATGAATGGGTCATGGCCACCTGGGAACTCAGATTCAGAGCGGCACAGACAGGGATCCACAGCAGGTTCTTGTTGAGCGACGAGCTATACCGTGAACAGCAGTTCAACGAAATCTGGCTGGCTCACACCTGTTTCAACACAACGCCCTCAGGCCTGATTCAATTCGGCGGAAATATCGATTATGGTCACCGCATCGCCCGTCATGAGCTGGTAATGGGCAAAGAATTGACATACGGAGCCTGGGCCGAGATCCGTCCCCTTGACAGGCTCTATTTCTTCGGCTCCTTCAACTATGTCAGAAGCGACGATCTTGACACAGATGAGCGTCTTTTCTCTCAGTCAGTGTTCCGGTCCCGCATAGCTTACCAGTTCTCTCGCAGATTCTCCGCCAGAGTAATAGCCCAGTATAACGACCGATGGGACGCATTCGACATCGACCCGATGTTGACTTACCGGGTGAATGCTTTCTCTGCGTTCTATCTTGGCTCGACCCATACATACCAGGACATGGTTATGGATGAACATGGGATCCAGGGCTGGTACCTCAGGGACAGACAGTTCTTCCTGAAATTCCAGTACCTGTTCCAGATCTAGGCTTCAGATGCACTGCCGGGGATTCCCGGCCGTCCGCGCAAGGTCCTGTGGAACCGACAAGGTTCCATGGGGCCTATTTTTCAGAATCCAAAAAGCTGGACAACCTGACAAAACATGCTATCCTTCGAGATGATCTGATCACGATAATTGCTGATTTTCCTGAGCATGGAGAGACTTCTGGATTCGACTTTCAACATCGATATGTCTGATGGGCTAAGCCTTCTCGTTCACCATTGGCAACCGGGGGAACAAGCGAACAAAATCGTTCTTCTGGTCCATGGTCATGGAGAGCATGGAGGAAGATACGATCGATTCGCACAGGCTTTCAATCGACGTTCAGTCGAACTGTACGTTCCCGATCTACGCGGGCATGGCAGATCTGACGGCAGACGCGGCGATTTCCCCCGTTACACGGTGTTCATGGATGACATATCGACGATGCTGTCTGTGATATCAAAGAGGCATCCCGGCATCCCCCTTTTTCTCTACGGCCACAGCATGGGTGGTAACCTGGTCCTGAATCATACTCTTCGTCGCTCGCCCCCTGTCGCGGGGGTCATTGTCACATCGCCCCTTCTACGTCTCGAAAACGAACCTCCGAACTGGAAGAAAAAGGCAGCATACCTGATGATGAAGATATGTCCTTCACTCCCGATGAAGAGCGGTATCAGTTCGGCTGGCCTCTCTCGTGATTCTTCGATCGTTGAAGCGTATGACGCAGACGCGCTCGTTCATGGCATGGTGACTCCACGTTTCCTTGAAGTCATTGATGCCGGCAGGTGGGCAATAGAAAATGCAGGGGGACTCGGACTCCCTCTCCTGCTCATGCATGGAGACGCAGACAGGGTGACCTCACATCGTGCGTCTATAGAGTTTGCCGGGCAGGCGGGGAAAAACTGCACTCTCAGAATATGGGAAGGCCTTTTTCACGAACTTCACAACGAACCGGAAAAAGATGAAGTCATTGATACAATACTCGAATGGATCACGAAAATATCAACTGCTGCCAGATGAACATTTCAACACTATCAGGACCGGCTGTCGGTATTCTTTCTGATCTCTTTTAATTCATCCAGTATCTCAGCTAGCATGTTACCTGGCATTACTGTATTTCCTGTATCGTCTTCAGCCCCTGTCGGTGACATGGATCCTCTGAACCGGCGAAGTTTCTCAACAACAACATCATAGACACTCTGAACATCTGTCAATCCGACCAGGCTCTCCTCTGCCCCCGTCGAGCCACTCATACCGGCGGTCTGAATATTCAGTGAACCGAGATTGAATATGAATCTGTCGAAAAGTCCCCTGTTTACCGTGATATTCGTAACGGTCCTGTAAGGGACGTGCTTTACCGATTTGGTCACTATACCTACTCGAACGATGACTTCATCATCCTGTATCTCGTAGCTGAGGCTCTTGTAATAGGGTATTGACAATATCATCGCCGGGATCCAGAAGACAATCGCTGCGATCAGAAATCCTGAAAACACGTTCATCGCGACCTGGGGTCCCTCATCGATACCGATAAGCAGCCCGATAAGCAGCCCGAACAAGGCAATAGCAAAAGCGATAATCGTGTAGATCAACCATGTCTTTCGAAGATATCCTCTGCCCGGTTTTAATGTCATCGTATTCATACCGACCCTCCTTTTCTGATAATCATAAAGCTGTCATCAACAACTACAACGAGACATCGAGAAATATTCATTATCCCGATAACCCGGCTATTGTTTTTCCAACAGGATCGCTCGAGAGGATGCATCACTCTCTTCGAGCAGAAGCGATCTCAGCATAGGCCATTCCCCGGACTGTATGACCGGTTTTCTTATCTCCAGTTCTCTTTCTATGACCAGCCACTCACCTTCCTTTCTGACTTCGATCTTGAAAATGCCGACGGTGTTTTCTATTGATGCCGGTTCGGGAACATGGACCAGTTTCATACTGTCCACCTTGATCCTCAACAATACTTTCTGGGACATCCTGTCCTGAAACACGACAGGAGAATCACGATGCTCATGATACAGGCGAAGATCGCCTGGAAGCATTTCAAGGATCCCACCCGACGGAGTGCCTGAAGAAATCCTGACCCTGCCGAAGGAATCCTCCGCAAAATCATCCACAACAAAATCGAAACTTGTAGATATCATCTGTGCGTCAAAAGTATATGGATTGTACGAAGTGACTTTCACATCACCGATGATGGACCCCGAAAGTTTCTGAAGCCAGGAGACAGCTTCGTCCCCGGACCCTGACATCCTGTCGATCGGACAGAGCAGTTTTTTTGCGCTGAGATGTCCGTGCCCTTTCCACCCGACATTTTCATCATGCTCTATGGATACGGTCAGGTCAAAACTGTTACCTGAAGAAAATTCACTGTACTCTGTCTTTATCGGAAGATCGGATCCCGAACAGGGTTGCCAGGACATCCTTATTCCCGTCGAATATCTGTTTCTTATCAGTTCTCCTGTGCCTGGGTTATACCACGCGTCAAGACAACCACCCTCAGTTCCTGACTGTATATGTATCAGGCGCCGGTCGAAGATCGAGAGGCCGGGCAGTTCCAAAACGTACCTGTTAAAAACAGTGGAAATATATTCTGGTTGCGCCTTCATCCCGGCCGCGCGGAACAGGGCAGTCGCTAAAACACCCCTGTCGATCACATGCCCGTATCCGGTCTCCCAGGTCCGTCCCGCCGGGCGTGGTTCGAACTTCCTCAGTCGGGGATCGCACCTTACAAGGCGGACTCTTTCATCGATCACCGCCGCGATCCTGATGGCTTTCGAAGCATCGTCCAATTCATTGACGAGTCGTTCATGCAATCTCTCTCTTATATCTACACTCAGTGTGAGGAAATTTTCAAAGGTGGATGCGGTCCTGTCAGCCATGGACTGCCAGTCCTTCCATGTCGACCAGAACAGAAAAGGAGCATGACCTTCCGGATGAACGATATGAGGGACTCCCAGACGGGGGACATCTTCCATGCTACTGACAAATCTCACTCGCCCTTCTGAAAGATCGCTTTTCACGGGGACCGGGGCGCTGTTCCCCGTTACAAACCGTGGCACATCTCCAGCGGGAGCCTCCAGAACAAATTCAACCATCACTGCCCGGTCGTCGCGGTGGAATATCCAGACCCCATCGGCCCCGCCGGGTGCGCCTTCTGTCTCCGTTATCTCGTAGACAGTCTCTATCACACAGGGAACTTCTATCCCATCGTGTAGAAGCATCGTTTCCCGCATAGCAGTATAATCATCGGCTCTGGCAACCGCGAAGGGAAGCGTCTCGACAACGGCCGTAGCACTTACTTCCGATTCCGAGGGGTACCACATTCCTTCACGCCAGGTCCTCAACCGGATAACATCGAGGCTGGAGCAGGATGAATTCCAGGGAATCCTGAGATCTGCATACTCGTGGATCGCTGTTCCTGTCCCGATCCAGACGACACTGTGTACCCGGGTCTTCATCGTTCCATCATCGCGAATGCTCACTGTCCGGCTTGCAAGAAGGATAATGGCATCCTCTTCAGAAAAATCACATGTCTCCGCAGCCCTTGCGAGCAATGCGTCAAGGTCGTGCCCGTTCGACGACCCCATTGACGCGGCCGACAATAAACTGGCAGAGAGAGACAGGATCATGATCACAATCGAGACTGAATATATACATCTGATTCTTATCATCACTTTCCTCCCTTCTCAACCCTGAAAGAAACCTGACTCCACTCCCGCGCTTCATCAACAGCCTTCTTGAATCCGGAAAATCCATCCGGGGGAATCTGGCGTCTCCTTATCTCCGCACGGTGGGTGATGACTACCACCCGTTTCTTCATTCTGCTGGTCCCACTGAAGGATGCATAGGTCTCATCGACTTCGACCGAAACAGGAGGATCGACCAGATCGTATCCTTTTGGCACCTTTATCTTCTCGATACAGTCGATAAGCTGAGTGTAATACAAAAAGACATCCGTCTTTCTTTCAGTATCGTAATTTGCTGAAGCTGCCCGAAACAGCCTGCCGTTGTTCAGGACGACCTGCATCATCGGACTCCGGAATTCAAAGCCTCCATCAACATCGATTGAGAACTTCGGGATCCGGTAACTTAATTCGATCCACATATCCTGGCTGAAATCGTCAACCTCCGGAAAATTGTAACCTTCGATCTCCACTCTCTCGCTGACCGGAGCCAGAAGGCCAGCGAACATAATTGTCATATCTTTTTTCCGGCTGTTGACCAACCCTCGAAGCCGGCTGTCCATGGCTCCGGAACCGAAAAACCTGATCCTTCCATTCAGAGTACCATCCACATCGAGCTCCGCATCGTGGACTATCCTGAGGGGAGATTCCTCTGGGGTACTGTATTTTATACGACTGAGATCCTCCCCTTCAGGAGTACCTACAAGGTAGTGCTGTTCCGCTTCCAGCAGAGACCAGATATTGTTGTTGTTCGGCACCCAGGTAGGGTCGTACATCTCGAAACTACCATCGTCTTTCATCAGGGCACAGACACAGTGATTGAACTGGTCGGCTGGCAGATCCTCTATCCTGCTGCCGGCCATCGTCATAGCGGCGAAGCTGTTCATCCCGGCGGCCCTCATCATCGCAACCAGCATCCCGGCGATATCCTTGCATACTCCGCTTCTCTGCTCGAAGATCATGGGTGCGGGATGCAGAGTAAACCCCTCCCCCTCTCCCATCGTCTGTCCGCTGTATCGTATGTTCTGAGCGACCCAGTGAAGAAGGACTTCGGCCCTCCTCTCTTCCGATGCTTTTTCCACTCTCGCGTCTCGTAGTATCTCTTCC harbors:
- a CDS encoding carbohydrate binding family 9 domain-containing protein; the protein is MRGLETKYKFSRFMLLTVFSILLSVISFFPSTAIAQDGEEYPPIYHPELTIRRSSGLIEIDGYIEDGGWKGAEKISSFFEHNPGDQTKPEVDTEVMITYDDTHLYVAWICYDDPDEVRAFFRDRDQVFDGDYVILCIDTYGDGTLAYEIAANPYGIPGDLLFSSNHGEDGSYNMIFESDGRITEFGWIVEMAIPFESLRFPDRPNQEWRMDFWRNRPRESRFQYSWAAYDRDENCWPCNWGTVRGISGVKSGSGLELLPSIVAYQSGNLNDQNYFDNHKGDGEISLGLSYDISSELTAEATINPDFSQIESDAAQIDVNSNFALYYQERRPFFQEGSDLFKTYYDAVYTRSINDPLLAGKVTWRKGSNSVAMLSAYDEHSIIMMPFEEGSRNVLNGKSYSNIIRAKHDFGKQAHFGLLGTDRRFDNGGSGSVVGIDGRIRLSTSSRLLFQCMTSYTEEVNDLALITRYDPDLGVVTDTTFNETLFADDKYTKGLDGETFWGHTWLVNLAHSPENYNIGADYMEMSPTFRADNGFVPSNNRRRAQLWFGAIKRFEESSILEATSGNVNLARVWNFDNVKKDEWVMATWELRFRAAQTGIHSRFLLSDELYREQQFNEIWLAHTCFNTTPSGLIQFGGNIDYGHRIARHELVMGKELTYGAWAEIRPLDRLYFFGSFNYVRSDDLDTDERLFSQSVFRSRIAYQFSRRFSARVIAQYNDRWDAFDIDPMLTYRVNAFSAFYLGSTHTYQDMVMDEHGIQGWYLRDRQFFLKFQYLFQI
- a CDS encoding lysophospholipase, translated to MLIFLSMERLLDSTFNIDMSDGLSLLVHHWQPGEQANKIVLLVHGHGEHGGRYDRFAQAFNRRSVELYVPDLRGHGRSDGRRGDFPRYTVFMDDISTMLSVISKRHPGIPLFLYGHSMGGNLVLNHTLRRSPPVAGVIVTSPLLRLENEPPNWKKKAAYLMMKICPSLPMKSGISSAGLSRDSSIVEAYDADALVHGMVTPRFLEVIDAGRWAIENAGGLGLPLLLMHGDADRVTSHRASIEFAGQAGKNCTLRIWEGLFHELHNEPEKDEVIDTILEWITKISTAAR
- a CDS encoding PH domain-containing protein, with the translated sequence MNTMTLKPGRGYLRKTWLIYTIIAFAIALFGLLIGLLIGIDEGPQVAMNVFSGFLIAAIVFWIPAMILSIPYYKSLSYEIQDDEVIVRVGIVTKSVKHVPYRTVTNITVNRGLFDRFIFNLGSLNIQTAGMSGSTGAEESLVGLTDVQSVYDVVVEKLRRFRGSMSPTGAEDDTGNTVMPGNMLAEILDELKEIRKNTDSRS
- a CDS encoding DUF3857 domain-containing protein, producing the protein MIRIRCIYSVSIVIMILSLSASLLSAASMGSSNGHDLDALLARAAETCDFSEEDAIILLASRTVSIRDDGTMKTRVHSVVWIGTGTAIHEYADLRIPWNSSCSSLDVIRLRTWREGMWYPSESEVSATAVVETLPFAVARADDYTAMRETMLLHDGIEVPCVIETVYEITETEGAPGGADGVWIFHRDDRAVMVEFVLEAPAGDVPRFVTGNSAPVPVKSDLSEGRVRFVSSMEDVPRLGVPHIVHPEGHAPFLFWSTWKDWQSMADRTASTFENFLTLSVDIRERLHERLVNELDDASKAIRIAAVIDERVRLVRCDPRLRKFEPRPAGRTWETGYGHVIDRGVLATALFRAAGMKAQPEYISTVFNRYVLELPGLSIFDRRLIHIQSGTEGGCLDAWYNPGTGELIRNRYSTGIRMSWQPCSGSDLPIKTEYSEFSSGNSFDLTVSIEHDENVGWKGHGHLSAKKLLCPIDRMSGSGDEAVSWLQKLSGSIIGDVKVTSYNPYTFDAQMISTSFDFVVDDFAEDSFGRVRISSGTPSGGILEMLPGDLRLYHEHRDSPVVFQDRMSQKVLLRIKVDSMKLVHVPEPASIENTVGIFKIEVRKEGEWLVIERELEIRKPVIQSGEWPMLRSLLLEESDASSRAILLEKQ
- a CDS encoding transglutaminase family protein, encoding EEILRDARVEKASEERRAEVLLHWVAQNIRYSGQTMGEGEGFTLHPAPMIFEQRSGVCKDIAGMLVAMMRAAGMNSFAAMTMAGSRIEDLPADQFNHCVCALMKDDGSFEMYDPTWVPNNNNIWSLLEAEQHYLVGTPEGEDLSRIKYSTPEESPLRIVHDAELDVDGTLNGRIRFFGSGAMDSRLRGLVNSRKKDMTIMFAGLLAPVSERVEIEGYNFPEVDDFSQDMWIELSYRIPKFSIDVDGGFEFRSPMMQVVLNNGRLFRAASANYDTERKTDVFLYYTQLIDCIEKIKVPKGYDLVDPPVSVEVDETYASFSGTSRMKKRVVVITHRAEIRRRQIPPDGFSGFKKAVDEAREWSQVSFRVEKGGK